A genome region from Drosophila simulans strain w501 chromosome 2R, Prin_Dsim_3.1, whole genome shotgun sequence includes the following:
- the LOC27208903 gene encoding uncharacterized protein LOC27208903, whose product MARRKNKKQMLIEMLTRPQNVDPSKSLENQKNPDLKQKTMVAAAAAKGNNLPRPLKRDIIRKICRLPPETCNQKTKAQVMYYNSNYGRVKKANLSRTDFHEPTCPKTRRSTKANENQKFSTASRQRTQKKKTK is encoded by the exons ATGGCTCGtcgtaaaaacaaaaaacaa ATGCTGATAGAAATGCTTACGCGGCCCCAAAATGTGGATCCATCCAAGTCgctggaaaatcaaaaaaatccGGATTTAAAGCAAAAAACGATGGTTGCGGCGGCCGCGGCCAAAGGAAATAACCTTCCTCGACCCTTGAAGAGGGATATTATCCGCAAGATTTGCAGATTGCCACCAGAAACGTGCAATCAGAAGACAAAAGCGCAAGTGATGTACTACAATTCCAACTACGGAAGGGTTAAGAAAGCCAATCTCAGCCGAACCGATTTTCACGAGCCTACTTGTCCCAAAACTCGCAGATCGACAAAAGCCAATGAAAACCAGAAATTTAGTACTGCGTCCAGGCAGAGGAcgcaaaagaagaaaaca